Proteins encoded together in one Porites lutea chromosome 2, jaPorLute2.1, whole genome shotgun sequence window:
- the LOC140925919 gene encoding uncharacterized protein yields MAEAYAKVVHTCVEKTVKPEHYLLLRSTDGDIDSGVLTCPRKSNDIALLESSISRAQSQLTRTANAAADLGLVISAPKTEYITINCCPQPPLEVYGSTINHVQDFKYLGSMMASSSGDLKRRKGLAWTAFWKLERLWRCPNISISTKIKLFNTTCVTVLLYSCESWVLSKAMESEINAFGTSCYRIMLNIKRIDRVSNAKIYDLTQTAPLVENVRTRQLRFLGHVLRCLMMSHARSTHCIFHHMGRENQEGNEPCF; encoded by the exons ATGGCTGAAGCTTACGCGAAAGTGGTACACACATGCGTGGAAAAGACAGTCAAGCCTGAGC ACTACCTGCTGCTAAGGTCTACAGATGGTGATATAGACTCTGGAGTGCTGACTTGCCCTCGTAAATCAA ATGACATCGCCTTGCTTGAGTCCTCCATCTCCCGTGCTCAGTCCCAGCTAACCAGAACTGCCAATGCTGCTGCTGACCTTGGACTTGTCATCAGTGCTCCCAAGACTGAGTATATAACGATCAACTGCTGTCCACAGCCTCCATTAGAAGTATATGGTAGTACAATTAACCATGTACAAGACTTCAAATACCTTGGCTCCATGATGGCATCTAGTAGTGGGGATCTCAAAAGAAGGAAAGGGCTTGCATGGACAGCTTTTTGGAAGCTGGAACGTCTGTGGAGATGCCCTAACATCTCTATCTCCACCAAGATCAAGCTATTTAATACTACCTGTGTCACTGTCCTTCTATATAGCTGTGAGTCGTGGGTCCTGTCGAAAGCAATGGAAAGCGAGATCAATGCCTTTGGTACCTCATGTTATAGAATTATGCTCAACATCAAGAGAATTGATAGGGTGTCCAATGCTAAAATCTATGATCTAACTCAGACTGCCCCGCTAGTAGAAAATGTCAGAACCCGCCAACTGAGGTTTCTGGGTCATGTACTCAGATGCCTGATGATGAGCCATGCAAGGAGCACGCACTGTATATTCCACCACATGGGAAGAGAAAACCAGGAAGGCAACGAACCCTGTTTCTAA